One segment of Tenrec ecaudatus isolate mTenEca1 chromosome 1, mTenEca1.hap1, whole genome shotgun sequence DNA contains the following:
- the PDC gene encoding phosducin: MEEAKSQNFEEDFEGQATHTGPKGVIHDWRKFKLESEDGDSIPPNKKEILRQMSSPHSRDEKDSQARYGRKMSIQEYELIHQDKEDESCLRKYRRQCMQDMHQKLSFGPRYGFVYELETGEEFLSTVEKEQKITTVIVHIYEDGIRGCSALNSSLMCLAAEYPMVKFCKMKASNTGAGDRFSSDVLPALLVYKGGELIGNFISVADQFTEEVFAGDVESFLNEYGLLPEREMHGLEQADVEDEDIE, translated from the exons ATGGAAGAAGCCAAAAGCCAAAATTTTGAAGAAGACTTTGAAGGACAAGCCACACATACAG GACCTAAAGGAGTAATACATGATTGGAGAAAGTTTAAATTAGAAAGTGAAGATGGTGATTCAATCCCACCTAACAAGAAGGAAATTCTCAGGCAAATGTCTTCACCTCACAGTAGAGATGAAAAAGACTCACAAGCTAGATATGGAAGAAAG ATGAGTATTCAAGAATATGAGCTAATCCATCAAGACAAGGAGGATGAAAGCTGCCTTCGTAAATACCGCAGACAGTGCATGCAGGATATGCACCAGAAGCTGAGCTTCGGGCCTCGATACGGGTTTGTATACGAGCTGGAAACTGGGGAGGAATTCCTGAGCACCGTTGAAAAGGAGCAGAAGATTACCACCGTCATCGTCCACATCTATGAAGACGGCATCCGGGGCTGCAGTGCCTTGAACAGTAGTTTAATGTGCCTTGCAGCCGAGTACCCGATGGTCAAGTTCTGTAAAATGAAAGCCTCTAATACAGGGGCCGGTGACCGCTTCTCCTCAGATGTTCTCCCCGCCTTGCTGGTGTACAAAGGTGGAGAACTCATAGGCAATTTCATTAGCGTTGCCGACCAGTTTACTGAGGAAGTCTTTGCTGGAGATGTGGAGTCTTTCCTAAACGAGTATGGGCTACTACCTGAAAGAGAAATGCATGGCCTGGAGCAGGCCGACGTGGAAGATGAAGATATTGAATAA